A region from the Arcanobacterium buesumense genome encodes:
- a CDS encoding HNH endonuclease family protein, producing MKRQSLDKLLYVLSAVLCAWLVLPGLGPDIMDLEQRFGWKVGPDNWRGPLSTPPSYTILDPEKQQLLSTVVIRNEHTSPPPYHRSEFGHPWADVDHNGCDTRNDILARDTTDTIFKPGTRNCVVVEGKLSEPYTGQTMNFIRGKETSALIQIDHVVALGDAWRSGAWAWSAQKREQFANDPQNLLAVDGQQNQDKGSANAAHWLPPNEAFQCAYVTRQLYVKAQWQLSMTPAERSTIERILSYCPPGADEDALLHPKRIAYSTQHSSKHPRAL from the coding sequence ATGAAACGCCAAAGCCTCGATAAACTCCTCTATGTCCTATCCGCGGTCCTATGCGCTTGGCTTGTGCTACCTGGCTTAGGACCAGACATTATGGATTTAGAACAGCGCTTCGGCTGGAAGGTCGGCCCGGATAATTGGCGCGGCCCGCTTTCTACTCCACCATCGTACACAATACTAGATCCCGAAAAACAGCAACTTCTCTCCACGGTTGTTATCCGCAATGAGCATACTTCCCCGCCCCCATACCATCGGAGCGAATTTGGCCACCCTTGGGCAGATGTCGATCATAACGGTTGCGATACCCGAAATGACATTCTAGCCCGAGACACCACAGATACAATTTTCAAACCAGGCACCCGCAACTGCGTCGTCGTCGAAGGAAAACTATCTGAACCCTATACCGGACAAACAATGAATTTTATCCGAGGGAAAGAAACGTCAGCACTCATCCAAATAGACCATGTCGTAGCTCTTGGTGACGCCTGGCGGTCCGGTGCATGGGCGTGGAGTGCGCAAAAACGCGAACAATTTGCTAACGATCCGCAGAATCTACTGGCGGTAGACGGGCAACAAAACCAGGATAAAGGTTCGGCAAACGCAGCACATTGGTTACCTCCCAATGAAGCCTTCCAGTGTGCCTACGTCACGCGTCAACTGTATGTCAAGGCGCAGTGGCAGCTATCCATGACCCCCGCAGAGCGTTCCACTATCGAGCGTATCCTTAGCTATTGCCCGCCAGGGGCGGACGAGGATGCCCTACTACACCCAAAACGGATTGCTTATTCCACACAGCACAGCAGCAAACACCCGCGCGCACTATAA